One stretch of Variovorax sp. TBS-050B DNA includes these proteins:
- a CDS encoding tripartite tricarboxylate transporter substrate-binding protein codes for MMKNFLSRVRTCRTNVLAAAVMALAAATPAAAWEPTKPVEFVIPAGTGGGADQMARLLQGIVIKYKLMKEPLIVVNKSGGAGAEGFLAVKEAKGDPHKIIISLSNLFTTPMATGVPFNWKDMTPVAMMALDQFVLWTNAEQPYKTASEYIAAVKTAGPNKFKMAGTGSKQEDQIITVALEKATGTKFIYVPFKGGGEVAVQLVGGHVQSTVNNPIEAVAQWRAGKLRALCVFDDQRMPFKAKVTDTQSWNDVPTCKEAGVPTKYTMLRGIFMPAGVTPDQLAFYVDLLTKIAATPDWKEYMEKGAFNPTFMTGDAFSKWLTEAEATHRTLMSEAGFLASNK; via the coding sequence ATGATGAAGAACTTCCTTTCGCGCGTCCGCACCTGCCGGACGAACGTCCTCGCCGCAGCCGTCATGGCGCTCGCGGCGGCCACCCCCGCCGCAGCCTGGGAGCCGACCAAACCGGTGGAGTTCGTGATTCCGGCGGGCACGGGCGGCGGTGCCGACCAGATGGCGCGGCTGCTGCAGGGCATCGTCATCAAGTACAAGCTCATGAAGGAGCCGCTGATCGTCGTCAACAAGTCGGGCGGCGCGGGTGCCGAGGGCTTCCTGGCGGTGAAGGAGGCGAAGGGCGATCCGCACAAGATCATCATCTCGCTGTCGAACCTGTTCACCACGCCGATGGCGACGGGCGTGCCCTTCAACTGGAAGGACATGACGCCGGTGGCGATGATGGCGCTCGACCAGTTCGTGCTGTGGACCAACGCCGAGCAGCCCTACAAGACCGCGAGCGAGTACATCGCGGCGGTGAAGACGGCGGGGCCGAACAAGTTCAAGATGGCCGGCACCGGCTCCAAGCAGGAAGACCAGATCATCACCGTGGCGCTAGAGAAGGCCACGGGCACCAAGTTCATCTACGTGCCGTTCAAGGGCGGCGGCGAGGTGGCGGTGCAGCTCGTGGGCGGCCACGTGCAGTCGACGGTGAACAACCCGATCGAGGCGGTGGCGCAGTGGCGCGCGGGCAAGCTGCGCGCGCTGTGCGTGTTCGACGACCAGCGCATGCCGTTCAAGGCCAAGGTGACCGACACGCAGTCCTGGAACGACGTGCCCACCTGCAAGGAAGCGGGCGTGCCGACCAAGTACACCATGCTGCGCGGCATCTTCATGCCGGCCGGCGTGACGCCGGACCAGCTCGCCTTCTACGTCGACCTGCTGACCAAGATCGCGGCCACGCCCGACTGGAAGGAGTACATGGAGAAGGGCGCCTTCAACCCGACCTTCATGACCGGCGACGCCTTCAGCAAGTGGCTCACCGAAGCCGAGGCCACGCACCGCACGCTCATGAGCGAAGCGGGCTTCCTGGCAAGCAACAAGTAG
- a CDS encoding pilin: MTMKKKWRAHMGFTLIELTIVVAVIGILAAVAMLQYQTYVYKSHVQRVVAEAGGLKTAVELCVLNGRTTVGNPATANYCDPQALGSNLQATGGNAAPTIATPWTAAGTGVPHVSLSPTDVSTIVATFGNLAGAPLKTAPAGTITWTRQTNGSWSCRAANINPKYASPACPL; encoded by the coding sequence ATGACCATGAAGAAAAAGTGGAGAGCGCATATGGGTTTCACGTTGATCGAGTTGACGATCGTCGTAGCGGTCATCGGCATCTTGGCTGCAGTCGCGATGCTCCAGTACCAAACCTACGTCTACAAGTCTCACGTCCAACGCGTAGTCGCCGAAGCCGGCGGCCTCAAGACCGCGGTGGAACTGTGCGTCCTGAACGGCAGAACAACAGTGGGAAACCCGGCCACGGCCAACTATTGCGACCCGCAAGCCCTAGGCTCCAATCTGCAAGCTACGGGAGGCAATGCCGCACCCACGATCGCGACTCCATGGACTGCCGCCGGCACCGGGGTCCCGCACGTCAGCCTATCGCCTACCGACGTCTCGACCATCGTCGCCACTTTCGGCAATCTCGCCGGCGCGCCGCTCAAGACCGCTCCCGCGGGCACCATCACCTGGACCCGTCAGACCAACGGCAGTTGGTCCTGCCGCGCCGCCAACATCAATCCGAAGTACGCGAGCCCGGCCTGCCCGCTCTAG
- a CDS encoding serine hydrolase domain-containing protein has translation MSGRVRLGRVVILTLGGLATVFAWLLWDTEPNMARRWLYPLKGELSAWSTECNSGTPSWVSQLTKSLAREFASPANQVVFVTAAGESHGCVSGWADTPFMSKKIDENTRFRLASVSKAVSFIGLVHHDKKWLDRRLVDVLGLQGPFSDPRVKDIRIRNLLDHSAGFDRKFTEDAMVIRDRQPWCPYIPSKLTSVRLDFAPGARFAYANIGHCLAGSAFEGYFGMTVWEVLENDLHLFSYGVNYLEKVDSPVRFNFMNEGFYDENFVRYFDWHALRGSMGLTGNARGLAQFIWNNRSDLRFARQLHIQADPRCEAGLAEGCYDGFLERRNLKDGAVIWNQKGYLYGMSSMLVADEKDNILVWLGSGSSIDGGGAYDLVQDSFARASK, from the coding sequence ATGTCTGGAAGAGTTAGACTCGGCCGTGTAGTCATATTGACTCTTGGTGGATTGGCTACCGTTTTTGCATGGCTTCTTTGGGATACAGAGCCCAATATGGCGCGTCGATGGCTGTATCCATTAAAAGGGGAGTTATCTGCGTGGAGTACTGAATGTAATTCAGGAACTCCGAGCTGGGTGTCTCAGCTCACAAAGTCGCTTGCTAGGGAGTTCGCGTCTCCGGCGAATCAAGTCGTCTTTGTCACTGCTGCCGGGGAGTCGCATGGTTGCGTAAGCGGGTGGGCTGATACACCTTTCATGAGCAAAAAGATTGACGAGAATACGCGGTTCCGATTGGCCAGTGTGTCAAAGGCTGTCAGCTTTATTGGGTTGGTTCATCACGACAAAAAATGGTTAGATAGACGGCTTGTTGATGTGCTCGGATTACAAGGGCCTTTTTCTGATCCACGCGTCAAAGACATCCGCATTCGAAATCTGCTTGATCATTCTGCCGGCTTCGACCGAAAATTTACGGAAGATGCCATGGTGATCAGGGATAGACAGCCGTGGTGTCCATACATTCCAAGTAAATTGACAAGTGTGCGCCTAGATTTTGCACCTGGTGCACGCTTTGCGTACGCAAACATCGGCCACTGTTTAGCCGGTTCGGCTTTTGAGGGTTACTTCGGAATGACTGTCTGGGAGGTGTTGGAGAATGACCTCCATCTATTTAGCTACGGTGTGAATTATCTTGAAAAAGTGGACTCTCCAGTTCGGTTTAATTTTATGAACGAAGGGTTTTACGACGAGAATTTTGTGCGCTATTTTGATTGGCATGCTTTGCGTGGATCGATGGGGCTCACTGGCAATGCCAGAGGATTAGCTCAATTCATCTGGAATAACAGGAGCGATTTGAGATTTGCGCGCCAGTTGCACATTCAAGCGGATCCTCGGTGCGAAGCTGGCTTAGCCGAGGGGTGTTACGACGGATTTTTGGAACGACGGAATCTAAAAGATGGAGCGGTGATTTGGAATCAAAAAGGATACTTGTACGGCATGTCCTCAATGCTCGTTGCGGATGAAAAAGATAATATCTTGGTTTGGTTGGGCAGTGGAAGTTCCATTGATGGAGGGGGGGCATACGATTTGGTCCAGGATAGCTTTGCTCGTGCGTCGAAATAG
- a CDS encoding pilin, which yields MNRRTFARRAQAGFTLIELMIVVAIIGILAAIAIPQYQTYVAKSQVARVMSETGSIKTAVETCMLDGKTTIGTAADQCNLGWTNSNLIGQTSGGGTGGTGSTGPQTGLTVTMDATANTAKIEAQFGASAAVAVKGKKLTWDRTADGAWGCTTDVDEKFRPSGCKAKTGTT from the coding sequence ATGAACCGTCGCACTTTCGCACGCCGCGCCCAGGCCGGCTTTACGCTGATCGAACTGATGATCGTTGTGGCGATCATCGGTATCCTGGCTGCGATCGCTATTCCTCAGTACCAGACGTACGTTGCCAAGTCGCAAGTGGCTCGCGTGATGTCTGAAACCGGCTCCATCAAGACAGCAGTCGAAACCTGCATGTTGGACGGCAAGACCACCATCGGTACCGCCGCTGACCAATGCAATCTCGGCTGGACGAACAGCAACCTGATCGGTCAAACCAGCGGTGGTGGCACCGGCGGCACCGGCAGCACCGGCCCCCAAACCGGCCTGACCGTTACTATGGATGCCACCGCCAACACGGCGAAGATTGAAGCTCAGTTCGGCGCGAGCGCGGCTGTTGCGGTGAAGGGTAAGAAGCTGACCTGGGATCGCACTGCCGACGGCGCATGGGGCTGCACCACGGACGTCGACGAAAAGTTTCGTCCGAGTGGCTGCAAGGCCAAGACGGGTACCACCTGA
- a CDS encoding lysophospholipid acyltransferase family protein: MLHSLKACWRLLHAVGHALRGWWTIRFTFPRLAQAERNARVQAWSLRMLQIMGITLKVQGTPPARGPVLLICNHLSWLDITSIHAACHVRFVSKAGVKHWPLIGTLSTGAGSLYIERERQRDALRVVHHMTEALREGDMIGVFPEGTTSDGRGLLPFHANLLQAAISSGAPIVPAALRFADAATGETSQAPRYIDDDNLLSSLWNTLRAPPLLAIVRFGEPQDSHGRARRAWAQSLHEDVQQLRRETH; encoded by the coding sequence ATGCTTCATTCGTTGAAGGCCTGCTGGCGCCTGCTGCATGCGGTCGGGCATGCGCTGCGCGGCTGGTGGACCATCCGCTTCACTTTTCCCCGGCTCGCGCAGGCCGAGCGCAACGCGCGCGTGCAGGCATGGTCGCTGCGCATGCTGCAGATCATGGGCATCACGCTCAAGGTGCAGGGCACCCCGCCCGCGCGCGGGCCGGTGCTGCTGATCTGCAACCACCTCTCCTGGCTCGACATCACGAGCATCCACGCCGCCTGCCATGTGCGCTTCGTCTCCAAGGCGGGCGTGAAGCACTGGCCGCTGATCGGCACGCTCTCCACCGGCGCCGGCTCGCTCTACATCGAGCGCGAGCGCCAACGCGACGCGCTGCGCGTGGTGCACCACATGACCGAGGCGCTGCGCGAGGGCGACATGATCGGCGTGTTCCCCGAAGGCACCACGAGCGACGGCCGCGGCCTGCTGCCCTTCCACGCCAACCTGCTGCAGGCCGCCATCTCCTCCGGCGCGCCCATCGTGCCCGCGGCCCTGCGCTTTGCCGACGCCGCCACCGGCGAGACCAGCCAGGCGCCGCGCTACATCGACGACGACAACCTGCTGAGCTCGCTCTGGAACACCCTGCGCGCGCCGCCGCTGCTCGCGATCGTGCGCTTCGGCGAGCCGCAGGACTCGCACGGCCGCGCGCGTCGCGCGTGGGCGCAGTCGCTGCACGAGGATGTGCAGCAGCTCAGGCGCGAGACGCACTGA
- a CDS encoding dihydroorotase, producing MNILVTHGRIVDPASGTDKQADIAIADGRIAGIGSSIPAGFQPDRTLDATGCLVTPGLVDLAARLREPGYEHEGMLESEMAAAIAGGVTSLVCPPDTDPVLDEPGLVEMLKFRAEKLQGARLFPLGALTRGLAGGVLTEMAELTEAGCIGFGQADVPLTDTQVLQRALLYASTFGYTVWLRPQDRDLGKGVAASGPLATRLGLSGVPVSAETIAIFTIVELMKSTGARVHLCRISSARGVALVREAKAQGLPLTCDVSINSLHLADTDIGFFDSRARLNPPLRQQGDRDALSAALADGTIDALVSDHTPVEADAKTLPFAEAEPGATGLELLLPLALQWGERSGAGTARAIEVITAAPARLLAAADAGSGIGRLAEGGVADLCIVDPALEWQVQPDALRSQGKHTPFSGYPLQGRARHTLVAGRVVHG from the coding sequence ATGAACATCCTCGTCACCCACGGCCGCATCGTCGATCCCGCCTCGGGCACCGACAAGCAGGCCGACATCGCCATCGCCGACGGCCGGATCGCCGGCATCGGCAGCAGCATCCCCGCAGGCTTCCAGCCTGATCGGACGCTCGACGCCACAGGCTGCCTCGTCACCCCCGGACTCGTCGATCTTGCCGCCCGCCTGCGCGAGCCCGGCTACGAACACGAAGGCATGCTCGAAAGCGAAATGGCCGCGGCCATCGCGGGCGGCGTGACCAGCCTCGTGTGCCCGCCCGACACCGACCCCGTGCTCGACGAGCCCGGCCTGGTCGAGATGCTCAAGTTCCGCGCCGAGAAGCTGCAGGGCGCGCGGCTGTTCCCGCTCGGTGCGCTCACGCGCGGCCTCGCGGGCGGCGTGCTGACCGAGATGGCCGAGCTCACCGAAGCCGGCTGCATCGGCTTCGGCCAGGCCGACGTGCCGCTCACCGACACCCAGGTGCTGCAGCGCGCGCTGCTCTACGCGAGCACCTTCGGCTACACCGTGTGGCTGCGGCCGCAGGACCGCGACCTCGGCAAGGGCGTGGCCGCCAGCGGCCCGCTCGCGACCCGGCTCGGCCTCTCGGGCGTGCCGGTGTCGGCCGAGACGATCGCGATCTTCACCATCGTCGAACTCATGAAGAGCACAGGCGCGCGCGTGCACCTGTGCCGCATCTCCAGCGCCCGCGGCGTCGCGCTGGTGCGCGAGGCCAAGGCGCAGGGGCTGCCGCTGACCTGCGACGTGAGCATCAATTCGCTGCACCTCGCCGACACCGACATCGGTTTCTTCGACAGCCGGGCGCGCCTCAATCCGCCGCTGCGCCAGCAGGGCGACCGCGACGCGCTCTCGGCGGCGCTGGCCGACGGCACCATCGACGCGCTGGTCTCCGACCACACCCCGGTCGAGGCCGACGCCAAGACCCTGCCCTTCGCCGAAGCCGAGCCCGGCGCCACCGGCCTCGAACTGCTGCTGCCGCTCGCGCTGCAGTGGGGCGAGCGCAGCGGCGCGGGCACCGCACGCGCGATCGAGGTGATCACCGCGGCGCCCGCCCGGCTGCTCGCCGCCGCCGATGCCGGCAGCGGCATCGGACGCCTGGCCGAGGGCGGCGTGGCCGACCTCTGCATCGTCGATCCGGCGCTCGAATGGCAGGTGCAGCCCGATGCGCTCCGCAGCCAGGGCAAGCACACGCCGTTCTCGGGCTACCCGCTGCAGGGGCGCGCGCGCCACACGCTGGTCGCCGGTCGCGTGGTTCACGGCTGA
- a CDS encoding aspartate carbamoyltransferase catalytic subunit — protein sequence MLYKRNPQLNKNGELIHLLSIEGLPKDIVTHILDTAANFTSVSDREVKKVPLLRGKSVFNLFFENSTRTRTTFEIAAKRLSADVINLDIARSSATKGESLLDTIANLSAMAADLFVVRHSESGAPYLIAQHVAPHVHVVNAGDGRHAHPTQGLLDMYTIRHYKKDFANLTVAIVGDVLHSRVARSDIHALTTLGCAEVRVVGPKTLVPGDMAGMGVRVCHTLEEGIKDCDVVIMLRLQNERMSGALLPSSQEFFKTYGLTPEKLQLAKPDAIVMHPGPINRGVEIDSSVVDGRQSVILPQVTFGIAVRMAVMSIVAGNEA from the coding sequence ATGCTCTACAAGCGCAATCCCCAGCTCAACAAGAACGGCGAGCTCATCCATCTGCTCTCGATCGAGGGCCTGCCGAAGGACATCGTCACCCACATCCTCGACACGGCGGCCAACTTCACGAGCGTGAGCGACCGCGAGGTCAAGAAGGTGCCGCTCCTGCGCGGCAAGAGCGTGTTCAACCTCTTCTTCGAGAACTCCACGCGCACGCGCACCACCTTCGAGATCGCGGCCAAGCGCCTGTCGGCCGACGTGATCAACCTCGACATCGCGCGCTCGTCGGCCACCAAGGGCGAATCGCTGCTCGACACCATCGCCAACCTGAGCGCCATGGCGGCCGACCTGTTCGTGGTGCGGCACAGCGAATCGGGCGCGCCCTACCTGATCGCGCAGCACGTCGCGCCGCACGTGCACGTGGTGAACGCCGGCGACGGCCGCCATGCGCACCCCACGCAGGGGCTGCTCGACATGTACACGATCCGCCACTACAAGAAGGACTTCGCGAACCTCACGGTCGCGATCGTCGGCGACGTGCTGCATTCGCGCGTGGCGCGCTCCGACATCCACGCGCTCACCACGCTGGGCTGCGCCGAGGTGCGCGTGGTCGGCCCCAAGACGCTGGTGCCCGGCGACATGGCCGGCATGGGCGTGCGCGTGTGCCACACGCTCGAGGAGGGCATCAAGGACTGCGACGTGGTCATCATGCTGCGGCTGCAGAACGAGCGCATGAGCGGCGCGCTGCTGCCCTCGTCGCAGGAGTTCTTCAAGACCTACGGCCTCACGCCCGAGAAGCTGCAGCTCGCCAAGCCCGATGCGATCGTGATGCATCCGGGGCCGATCAACCGCGGCGTCGAGATCGACTCGTCGGTGGTCGACGGCAGGCAGAGCGTGATCCTGCCGCAGGTCACCTTCGGCATCGCGGTGCGCATGGCCGTGATGAGCATCGTCGCAGGAAACGAAGCATGA
- the pyrR gene encoding bifunctional pyr operon transcriptional regulator/uracil phosphoribosyltransferase PyrR, whose product MSPTPSIPDAEALYTQLLAGVKALMRPDTRLVGITSGGAWLVERLQKDLGLAGAPGVISSAMHRDDFARRGLSASAQTALPFDVNGADVLLLDDVLYTGRTIRAVLNELFDFGRPACVRLAVLVDRGGRELPVAADFAAAQLSLPASQLLALARADDGAFSLKVEESK is encoded by the coding sequence GTGAGCCCCACACCTTCCATTCCCGACGCCGAAGCGCTCTACACCCAGCTCCTCGCGGGCGTCAAGGCGCTGATGCGCCCCGACACCCGCCTCGTGGGCATCACCTCCGGCGGCGCCTGGCTCGTCGAGCGGCTGCAGAAGGACCTGGGCCTCGCCGGCGCGCCCGGCGTCATCTCCTCGGCCATGCACCGCGACGACTTCGCGCGCCGCGGCCTCTCGGCCAGCGCGCAGACCGCGCTGCCCTTCGACGTCAACGGCGCCGACGTGCTGCTGCTCGACGACGTGCTCTACACCGGCCGCACGATCCGCGCGGTGCTCAACGAGCTGTTCGACTTCGGCCGCCCGGCCTGCGTGCGGCTCGCCGTGCTGGTCGACCGGGGCGGGCGCGAGCTGCCCGTCGCGGCCGATTTCGCGGCCGCACAGCTTTCGCTGCCGGCTTCGCAATTGCTGGCGCTGGCGCGTGCGGACGACGGCGCCTTCAGCCTCAAGGTCGAGGAAAGCAAGTAA
- the ruvX gene encoding Holliday junction resolvase RuvX: MAAAMPDASAPSASSPVPVPVPSHFQSFLAFDFGQKRTGVASGNRLLGTATPQATIRAEGADARFAQVEARIREWQPDALVVGVPWHPDGAPHENTRRAQKFARQLRGRFNLQVFEVDERYSTTEALASGARDADAASACIILEQFLRNLP, encoded by the coding sequence ATGGCCGCTGCCATGCCAGACGCTTCTGCCCCTTCCGCTTCGTCCCCCGTTCCCGTTCCCGTTCCTTCCCATTTCCAGAGCTTCCTGGCTTTCGACTTCGGCCAGAAGCGCACCGGCGTCGCGAGCGGCAACCGGCTGCTCGGCACCGCCACGCCGCAGGCGACGATCAGGGCGGAGGGCGCGGACGCCCGCTTCGCGCAGGTCGAGGCCCGCATCCGCGAATGGCAGCCCGACGCGCTCGTGGTCGGCGTGCCCTGGCATCCCGACGGCGCGCCGCACGAGAACACCCGCCGCGCGCAGAAGTTCGCGCGGCAGCTGCGCGGCCGCTTCAACCTGCAGGTGTTCGAGGTCGACGAGCGCTACAGCACCACCGAGGCGCTGGCGAGCGGCGCGCGCGATGCCGATGCCGCCTCCGCCTGCATCATCCTGGAGCAATTCTTGAGGAATCTTCCGTGA
- a CDS encoding YqgE/AlgH family protein, which yields MAADSAPMNLTHHFLIAMPGMEDKTFNRSVVYLCEHSERGALGLVINKPSDINLKVLFEKIELHLARPEIGDAPVFQGGPVQTERGFVLHEPVFSHAEKPDESVYASTMTIPGGLEMTTSKDVLEALATGAGPRKVLVSLGYSAWGEGQLESELAENSWLTVSADPAVIFDTPVEQRYDKALMLLGFEAWKLSPDAGHA from the coding sequence ATGGCTGCCGATTCTGCCCCGATGAACCTCACGCATCACTTCCTGATCGCGATGCCGGGGATGGAAGACAAAACTTTCAACCGCAGTGTCGTTTACCTTTGCGAGCACAGCGAGCGCGGCGCGCTGGGCTTGGTGATCAACAAGCCCAGCGACATCAACCTCAAGGTGCTGTTCGAGAAGATCGAGCTCCACCTCGCGCGCCCCGAGATCGGCGATGCCCCCGTGTTCCAGGGCGGCCCGGTCCAGACCGAGCGCGGCTTCGTGCTGCACGAGCCGGTGTTCTCGCATGCCGAAAAGCCCGACGAGTCGGTCTATGCCTCGACCATGACCATTCCGGGCGGCCTCGAAATGACCACCTCCAAGGACGTGCTGGAGGCCCTGGCCACCGGCGCCGGCCCGCGCAAGGTGCTGGTGTCGCTCGGCTACTCGGCCTGGGGCGAGGGACAGCTCGAGTCCGAACTGGCCGAGAACAGCTGGCTGACCGTGAGCGCCGATCCGGCGGTGATCTTCGACACCCCGGTCGAACAGCGCTACGACAAGGCGCTGATGCTGCTCGGTTTCGAAGCCTGGAAGCTCTCGCCCGATGCGGGGCATGCCTGA
- a CDS encoding deoxyribodipyrimidine photo-lyase, protein MPPILLAVDKIYPKGLMWFRRDLRVEDNAALYHALRSCRQLLCVFVFDRQILDPLPRADRRVEFIRESLVALDAELQAFGGGLIVRHALAVEEIPALAHGLEVQAVFANRDDEPDALARDAQVLGALANVGVSFHTYKDTSVFDRDEVLTKTGQPYTVFTPYKRAWLAKLDDFYLKPYPVRAYADALAPPPAAHRAPVPSLAEIGFEKTNLSELEIPPGSAGAAALFEDFFQRIDRYDSARNFPAVRGPSYLGVHLRFGTISVRQLAGVAHQLSLQGNPGAATWLGELIWRDFYFQILAHFPHVHSNGESKSFRPEYDRIQWHHGKHADQLFAAWCEGRTGYPLVDAAMRQINQSGYMHNRLRMVVASFLCKDLGLDWRRGERYFALHLNDFELASNNGGWQWASSSGCDAQPYFRIFNPVTQSERFDPEGKFIRRYLPELAGLANGAIHAPWTASPVELEAAGIELGKTYPMPIVDHAEAREKTLQRYGVARAKALQK, encoded by the coding sequence ATGCCGCCGATTTTACTGGCCGTCGACAAGATCTATCCAAAAGGGCTGATGTGGTTCCGCCGCGACCTGCGCGTGGAGGACAACGCGGCGCTCTACCACGCCCTGCGCAGCTGCCGGCAGCTGCTGTGCGTCTTCGTGTTCGACCGGCAGATCCTCGATCCGCTGCCCCGCGCCGACCGGCGGGTGGAGTTCATCCGCGAGTCGCTCGTGGCGCTGGACGCCGAGCTGCAGGCCTTCGGCGGCGGGCTGATCGTGCGGCATGCGCTCGCGGTCGAGGAGATTCCGGCGCTGGCGCACGGGCTGGAGGTGCAGGCCGTGTTCGCCAACCGCGACGACGAGCCCGATGCGCTGGCGCGCGACGCGCAGGTGCTGGGCGCGCTGGCCAACGTGGGCGTGAGCTTCCACACCTACAAGGACACCAGCGTCTTCGACCGCGACGAGGTGCTGACCAAGACCGGGCAGCCCTACACCGTGTTCACGCCCTACAAGCGCGCCTGGCTCGCGAAGCTCGACGACTTCTACCTCAAGCCCTACCCCGTGCGCGCCTACGCCGACGCGCTCGCCCCGCCGCCCGCGGCGCACCGGGCGCCGGTGCCGTCGCTGGCCGAGATCGGCTTCGAGAAGACCAACCTCTCGGAACTGGAGATACCGCCCGGCAGCGCCGGGGCCGCCGCCCTGTTCGAGGACTTCTTCCAGCGCATCGACCGCTACGACAGCGCGCGCAACTTCCCGGCGGTGCGCGGGCCCAGCTACCTGGGGGTGCACCTGCGCTTCGGCACGATCTCGGTGCGGCAGCTCGCGGGCGTGGCGCACCAGCTTTCGCTGCAGGGCAACCCGGGCGCCGCAACATGGCTCGGCGAGCTGATCTGGCGCGACTTCTACTTCCAGATCCTGGCGCACTTCCCGCACGTGCATTCGAACGGCGAATCGAAGAGCTTCCGCCCCGAGTACGACAGGATCCAGTGGCACCACGGCAAGCATGCCGACCAGCTGTTCGCGGCCTGGTGCGAGGGCCGCACCGGCTATCCGCTGGTGGACGCCGCGATGCGGCAGATCAACCAGAGCGGCTACATGCACAACCGGCTGCGCATGGTGGTGGCGAGCTTCCTCTGCAAGGACCTGGGGCTGGACTGGCGCCGCGGCGAGCGCTATTTCGCGCTGCACCTCAACGACTTCGAGCTCGCGTCGAACAACGGCGGCTGGCAATGGGCGAGCTCGAGCGGCTGCGACGCGCAGCCCTACTTCCGCATCTTCAACCCGGTGACGCAGAGCGAGCGCTTCGACCCCGAGGGCAAGTTCATCCGCCGCTACCTGCCCGAGCTCGCGGGGCTCGCGAACGGCGCGATCCATGCGCCCTGGACCGCCTCGCCCGTGGAACTCGAAGCCGCCGGCATCGAGCTCGGCAAGACCTATCCGATGCCGATCGTCGACCATGCCGAAGCACGCGAGAAGACGCTGCAGCGCTACGGCGTGGCGCGGGCGAAAGCACTGCAGAAATGA